In one Ochotona princeps isolate mOchPri1 chromosome 16, mOchPri1.hap1, whole genome shotgun sequence genomic region, the following are encoded:
- the LOC101535528 gene encoding sulfotransferase 2B1-like, translating to MSRSLDSEEVFDGVRFPGYIHTPESLQAACSFQFQDTDVLLVTFPKSGTTWMQQILSLIFCKGDLWPIHHRPNWARMPWLEHISFQGFLAQWDPAQPRLLTTHLHAKALAPALKKSKARVVYVARHPKDVLVSFYHFHRMASFLPDPSSFQDFMDEFLQGTGFYSSWFDHVKGWLSLLQDLNMLLITYEELHQEPRSTLQKLTRFLGHPLSPQEEDVVLCHSSFAFMSQSSVTNYSLVPREVMDPARSSFMRKGVVGDWQEHFTPEQNAKFNAVYQAQMGDCGLHLPWTMD from the exons ATGAGCAGAAGCCTGGATTCGGAGGAGGTCTTCGACGGGGTCCGCTTTCCAGGGTACATTCACACCCCTGAGTCCCTGCAGGCCGCCTGCAGCTTCCAGTTCCAGGACACAGACGTCCTGTTGGTGACATTCCCCAAGTCAG gtaccacatggatgcagcagATCCTGAGTCTCATCTTCTGCAAGGGTGACCTGTGGCCCATCCACCACCGCCCCAACTGGGCACGCATGCCCTGGCTGGAACACATCTCCTTCCAAGGCTTCCTGGCCCAATGGGACCCCGCCCAGCCCCGCCTACTCACCACTCACTTGCATGCcaaggctctggctcctgccctgaAGAAGTCCAAGGCCCGG GTGGTGTACGTGGCGCGGCACCCCAAGGATGTGCTGGTCTCCTTCTACCACTTCCACAGAatggccagcttcctgccagaccccagctcctTCCAGGACTTTATGGATGAGTTCCTCCAGGGCACAG GCTTCTACAGCTCCTGGTTTGACCATGTCAAAGGATGGCTGAGCCTCCTGCAGGACCTCAACATGCTGCTCATTACTTACGAGGAACTGCACCAG GAGCCCAGGAGCACCCTCCAGAAGCTCACCCGGTTCCTGGGGCACCCGCTGAGCCCCCAGGAGGAGGACGTGGTCCTGTGCCACAGCAGCTTCGCCTTCATGAGCCAGAGCAGCGTGACCAACTACAGCCTGGTGCCCAGAGAGGTCATGGACCCGGCGCGGAGCAGCTTCATGCGCAAAG GTGTTGTTGGGGACTGGCAGGAGCACTTCACACCAGAACAGAATGCCAAGTTCAATGCTGTGTACCAAGCCCAGATGGGAGACTGCGGCCTTCACCTGCCCTGGACCATGGACTGA
- the RPL13 gene encoding large ribosomal subunit protein eL13 produces MAPSRNGMILKPHFHKDWQRRVATWFNQPARKIRRRKARQARARRIAPRPASGPIRPIVRCPTVRYHTKVRAGRGFSLEELRVAGIHKKLARTIGISVDPRRRNKSTESLQANVQRLKEYRSKLILFPRKPSAPKKGDSSAEELKLATQLTGPVMPIRNVYKKEKARVITEEEKNFKAFASLRMARANARLFGIRAKRAKEAAEQDVEKKK; encoded by the exons atgGCGCCCAGCAGGAATGGCATGATCCTGAAGCCGCACTTCCACAAGGACTGGCAGCGGCGGGTGGCCACGTGGTTCAACCAGCCGGCGCGGAAGATCCGCAG GCGCAAGGCCCGGCAGGCCCGAGCTCGCCGCATCGCTCCCCGGCCAGCGTCGGGGCCCATCCGGCCGATCGTGCGCTGCCCGACCGTGCGCTACCACACCAAGGTGCGCGCCGGGCGCGGCTTCAGCCTGGAGGAGCTGCGG GTGGCCGGCATCCATAAGAAGCTGGCGCGGACCATCGGCATCTCGGTGGACCCGAGGCGGCGGAACAAGTCCACCGAGTCCCTGCAGGCCAACGTGCAGCGCCTGAAGGAGTACCGCTCCAAGCTCATCCTCTTCCCACGCAAGCCCTCTGCCCCGAAGAAGGGCGACAGCTCG GCTGAAGAACTCAAATTGGCTACCCAGCTCACAGGTCCAGTGATGCCCATCCGGAAT GTCTACAAAAAAGAGAAAGCCAGGGTCATTACCGAGGAAGAGAAGAACTTCAAAGCTTTTGCCAGTCTCCGCATGGCCCGTGCCAATGCCCGGCTGTTTGGCATCCGTGCCAAGAGGGCCAAGGAGGCAGCAGAACAGGATGTGGAGAAGAAAAAATAG